The DNA window GGGCCCGTTCGGCGCTCACTCCTTCCAGTTCTGCCCGGTCAGCGGTCGTCATCCTAGAGATGAAAGATATGAGTTGCCTGAGGCCATTTGCTGTAAGCGTCCGCTTCACCCGCGGCCCGGCGCCCGACGGCGCCGCGCCGGTGAGCCGCGCCAGCGAGCGGAACGTCTTCGATGTCGCCACCGTCAGGTCCGGACTACCCGTCTCGAGGATGTTCACGCTGGCTTCGGCGAGCTCGGCGTCCAGCCAATCCCGCAGCATCGCCACCCGGCGCCGGCCGGGCGGATCGTCGGGCAGCCACTCGCGGGTCAGCCGGCCGGCGCCCAGCGGCAGCGACAGCGCGACCTCGGGCTCCTCGTCCACACCGCTGGACATCTCCAGCGAGCCGCCACCGATGTCGAGGTTGATGATGCGGCCCGCGCTCCACCCGTACCATCGGCGCACCGCCAGGAAGGTCAGCCGCGACTCGTCGACCCCGGTCAGCACCCGCAACTCGACGCCGGTCTCCTTGCGCACCCGGCTCAGCACGTCCTCGGAGTTGCCGGCGTCCCGGACCGCCGATGTGGCGAAGGCCATCAGCTCCGCGCAGCCGGAACTGTCGGCGATCTTGGCGAATTCGTCGATCGTGGAGATCAGCTTCTCGGCACCGCGTTTGGTGATCTTGCCCGCGCTGTCGGTGGCCTCCGCCAGGCGCAGAGTGGCCTTGGTCGAACTCATCGGCGTCGGGTGACCGCCCCGGTGGGCATCGACCACCAGCAGATGCACCGTGTTGCTACCCACGTCGAGAACGCCCAATCGCACGTAAACAAACTAACGAAGCCTCGCAGGCGATGCTTTGCGCGACCCGGTCAACCCGCCGTGATGGCGGCCATACGGGCCCCGAGTGTCAGCCGCTCGGATGGACGGAACCGTGGTCTAACGTGGACTGCGTGGCGAATTCGCACCCGGAACCGGGACAAGAGGTCGAGCTGGATTTCGCCCGCGAATGGGTGGAGTTCTATGACCCCGACAACCCCGAGCACCTGATCGCGGCGGACCTGACCTGGCTGCTTTCTCGGTGGACGTGTGTGTTCGGCACCCCGTCCTGCCGCGGCACGGTCGAGGGCCGCCCGGACGACGGGTGCTGCTCGCACGGCGCGTTCCTGTCCGACGACGACGACCGCGCCCGGCTGGACGACGCGGTGCAGAAGCTGACCGACGCCGACTGGCAGTTTCGCGAAAAGGGGTTGGGCCGCAAGGGATATCTGGAGCTTGACGAACATGACGGCCAACCGCAGTACCGCACCCGCAAGCACAAGGATGCGTGCATCTTCCTGAACCGGCCGGGATTCTCGGGCGGTGTCGGCTGCGCGCTGCACAGCAAGGCCCTCAAGCTGGGCGTGCCGCCGCTGACCATGAAGCCCGATGTCTGCTGGCAGTTGCCGATCCGGCGCAGCCAGGAGTGGGTGACCCGGCCCGACGGCACCGAGATCCTCAAGACCTGGGTGACCGAATACGACCGTCGCGGTTGGGGTTCCGGCGGCGCCGACCTGCACTGGTACTGCACCGGCGATCCGGCCGCTCATGTCGGCGCCAAGCAGGTGTGGGAAAGCCTGGCCGACGAACTCATCGAGCTGCTGGGCAGCAAGGCGTACTCGGAACTGGCCGCAATGTGCAAGCGCCGCAGCAAGTTAGGGCTCATCGCGGTACATCCGGCGACGCGTATCGCCGAGTAGCGGGGTACCTCAGGCTTGCGTGCGGTAAGCCACCACCATCCGCAGGGCGCTGGCGTTGAGGTATGCCTCGACCGCGGCGCCGGCCGCCGCCGCGTCGCGCGCCAGCACCGCCTCGGTGATCGCCCCCAGCTCGGCCACCACCGTGGCGGCGTCGTCATAGGCCGCGGTGAGTTCGTGTTCGCGGCCACCGAAAGCTTGCTCGACCCACCGGTACAGCAGTCCCAACGCGCGGTTGCGACTGCTGTGAATGAGCACGCGGAAGTAGTCGAGGTCGGCCGCCTGGCGCGCCGCCGCGCTCTCGGCGTACCGGACCGCGGTCAGCGCGGCGCGCAGCGCCTCGGCATCCTCGGGCAGGCCGCGCTGCGCCGCCAGCCGGCCGATCAGCGGCCCCAGCCCCGCCCGGATTTCGAGCAGCTCCACCAAGAACTCGGGTCCCAATCGGCGAACCAGCGCCTCGACCACCTCGGGATGGGTGAGCGCCTGGGGATCGCGCACCAGGTTGCCGCTGCCGTGCCGGGCCTCGATGAGACCCATCTGCTGCAGGCGGGCCAGACCCTGCCGTAACGACGTGCGATTGACACCGAGTTGCTCCGCCAGGTCGCGCTCCGGCGGCAAGGCGGAGCCGGGCGGAAACGCGCCGTCGAGGATGGCGTCGGCGATCGAGGCGGCGATCTGCTCATCCACCCGCTGGCGATCCGGCGGCTGAATCGGACTTGACTGGTTCATTGGCTCAACCAATATAGTGGACGACGTCGGCGATGGGAGCAAGTTATGGACGACGAACAACGGTCGGCCGCGACCCCCCGCTGGCGCGGCAAGGCGGGACGCCTCGAGGTCTGGTACGCCACCCTCTCCGACGCGCGGACATGTGCGGGCTTGTGGATCCACTGCGAGACCGTGGCGCCGCTGCGGGGCGCGGCCTACGCGCACGGCTGGACCACCTGGTTTCCACCCGAGGGGTCGCCCCGCACCGAACGCTTCGGACCCGAGCCCGCGCGGCCCGCGGCCGGCGCCGACTGGTTCAACGCCGACGGGGTCCGGGTGGCCGACGGGCAGCTCGCCGGCCGGGCCGGATCGCTCGCCTGGGACCTGTCCTGGCGGGACGCCGCCCGCCCGCTGTGGACGTTCCCGCGCCTGACGTGGGAGCGCGAGCTGCTGCCCGGCGCGCAGGTCGTCCTCGCCCCCACCGCCGACTTCGCCGGCTCACTGACCGTGGCCGGCGCCGCCGCGCCCATCGAGGGGTGGCGCGGCGGCGTCGCCCACATCTACGGACACGGAAACGCCAAGCGCTGGGGGTGGATCCACGCCGACCTCGGGGGCGGCGACGTCCTCGAGGTGGTCACCGCCGTGTCACACAAGCCGGGCTTACGCAGGCTCGCACCGCTGGCTTTCGTGCGCTTCCGTCTCGACGGAAAAGACTGGCCCGCAAGCACTTTGCCGTCCCTGCGGATGCGGACAACGCTCGGCCCGAGGCACTGGCAGCTGGAGGGCCGCATCGGTGGTCGCCGGGTGCTCATCCGGGTCGACCAGCAGCCGGACCGCTGCGTGAGCCTGGGCTACACCGACCCCGACGGCGGCATTGCGGTATGCACGAACACCGAACAGGCCGACGTCCACGTCGAAATCGATGACCGCCGTTGGTCGGTGCTCGGACATGCCGAGGTAGGCCTGCGCGGCGCCGAGGCGCCCGACATCAACGAAAGGATCCCGACATGAGCTTCCTTCTCGACCCGCCGCTGCTGATGGCCAGCGGCGCGCTCATCGAGCGGCACGTGCCGCCCGATCGGCGAGACGTCGCCGAGGCCGCGGTCCTCGGCATCTTCTTCGGCGGGTCGTTCGGCCTTTACAACAACGTGCCCGGGCTCGGACTGCTGTGGCGGCCGTTCCGCGCCCGCAACGGGCGCGACTTCATGTGGAACAGCGGGGTTTTCAAGGTCAACACGGCAGAAGGGGGTTGGCCCCTGCACGCGGCGGCGGCCGCCATCTTCGCCGCCTATCCGTTCTTCATCAAGATGGGCCGCCGGTTCGGATTGCTGGCATGAGCCGTGCGGCCGAGCGGGCGACCGCTTCGTTCGGCACCGCGCTGCTGCCCGAGGAACATGGCGGCCCGCCGCCGGCTCAGCTGGCCGAGCGCATCGAACGCTACCTCACCCAGCTACCGGCGACATCCCGGCTGGGCGTGCGCGCCGGATTCGCATCGGTAAGCGCCGCAAGCTATCTCACCACCGGCCGGTCACTGTCGCGGCTGCGCCCCGGCGGCCGAGATCGGGTGTTGCGCCGAGTGGCTTCGCTCGGCCCGGAGGCCGGCGCTGCCCTCGAGGCGCTCAAGGCAATCGTGTTGCTCGCCAACGGCGCCGACACCTATGCGTCCGAACTCTTCGCCCGCGCCCGCGAGCACGACGCGGCGCGCCCCGATGCGGATCTGACCATCGCCTCCTCGGCCGACTGCCCGTCCGTCGTCACCGCCGACGCGGTGGTCGTCGGCTCGGGCGCCGGCGGCGCGATGGCGGCCCGAACCCTGGCGCGGGCGGGTCTCGACACGGTCGTGCTCGAGGAGGGACGGCGCTGGACGGTCGAAGAGTTCCGCACCACCCACCCGATCGACCGGTACGCCGGGTTGTACCGCGGCGGCGGAGCCACGATCGCGCTGGGACGCCCGTCGGTGGTGCTGCCGATCGGCCGCGCGGTCGGCGGCACCACCGTCGTGAACTCCGGCACCTGCTACCGGCCGCCGGCCGCCGTCGCGCGGCGCTGGCGCGACACGTTCGGACTCGGCCTGGCCGACCACGACCGGCTGACCAACCACCTCGACGACGTCGAACGCACGCTGCGGGTCGCGCCGGTGCCGATGGACATCATGGGCCGCAACGGGCGCCTGCTGCTCGACGCCGCCACGACGCTGGGCTGGCAGGCGGCGCCCATCCCGCGCAACGCCCCCGGCTGTGAGGGCTGTTGCCAGTGCGCCATCGGCTGCC is part of the Mycobacterium mantenii genome and encodes:
- a CDS encoding Ppx/GppA phosphatase family protein — translated: MRLGVLDVGSNTVHLLVVDAHRGGHPTPMSSTKATLRLAEATDSAGKITKRGAEKLISTIDEFAKIADSSGCAELMAFATSAVRDAGNSEDVLSRVRKETGVELRVLTGVDESRLTFLAVRRWYGWSAGRIINLDIGGGSLEMSSGVDEEPEVALSLPLGAGRLTREWLPDDPPGRRRVAMLRDWLDAELAEASVNILETGSPDLTVATSKTFRSLARLTGAAPSGAGPRVKRTLTANGLRQLISFISRMTTADRAELEGVSAERAPQIVAGALVAEASMRALSIESVDICPWALREGLILRKLDSEADGSALMEPSVRNAGGQVVDRNQHRSRGDKP
- a CDS encoding FadR/GntR family transcriptional regulator; its protein translation is MNQSSPIQPPDRQRVDEQIAASIADAILDGAFPPGSALPPERDLAEQLGVNRTSLRQGLARLQQMGLIEARHGSGNLVRDPQALTHPEVVEALVRRLGPEFLVELLEIRAGLGPLIGRLAAQRGLPEDAEALRAALTAVRYAESAAARQAADLDYFRVLIHSSRNRALGLLYRWVEQAFGGREHELTAAYDDAATVVAELGAITEAVLARDAAAAGAAVEAYLNASALRMVVAYRTQA
- a CDS encoding GMC family oxidoreductase N-terminal domain-containing protein, whose protein sequence is MSRAAERATASFGTALLPEEHGGPPPAQLAERIERYLTQLPATSRLGVRAGFASVSAASYLTTGRSLSRLRPGGRDRVLRRVASLGPEAGAALEALKAIVLLANGADTYASELFARAREHDAARPDADLTIASSADCPSVVTADAVVVGSGAGGAMAARTLARAGLDTVVLEEGRRWTVEEFRTTHPIDRYAGLYRGGGATIALGRPSVVLPIGRAVGGTTVVNSGTCYRPPAAVARRWRDTFGLGLADHDRLTNHLDDVERTLRVAPVPMDIMGRNGRLLLDAATTLGWQAAPIPRNAPGCEGCCQCAIGCPRNAKFGVHLNALPQACAAGARIVSHARVERVLHEHGRAHGVRARRPDGTALDILADTVVVAAGATETPNLLRRSDIGSHPRVGRNLALHPATVLAGRFDSDVVAWHGVLQSAAVHELHESHGVLIEATSTPPGMGSMVFPGYGAELLGWLDRAPQVATFGAMVADRGVGSVSSIRGETVLRYPIDRGDAAKLVTAMEAMGRLLFAAGAVEVLTGLPHAKTVTSLPALQDALRRADPRSLHVAAFHPTGTAAAGADEQSCPVDATGRLRGVRGVWVADASILPSCPEVNPQLSIMALALGVADHIVDAAR